One window of the Anomaloglossus baeobatrachus isolate aAnoBae1 chromosome 12, aAnoBae1.hap1, whole genome shotgun sequence genome contains the following:
- the LOC142258174 gene encoding methyltransferase-like protein 25B isoform X2, with protein MRRPLPGAEHRRVMDRQCTGGEDRTYQAHETWRPSGCKRHVPLTHGEPASHGGVMSGVGGRVRSLEQNQLLAGDIARVLSLYGFITDSYIIEFFTNSLWETLPVSWRLALSDLTAPDLADLLLSDSNARNTSYRSVWPLSLLALKVTAQTLSFQRTPRPDADSAHKKRPAEFQSNQGQSSLLDPLFRKHVKPKKQHEIRRLGKLVKKLSDVTGCDRVVDLGSGQGHLSRVLSFGHGLGVTAVEADQNLVSMAVKFDRDLIYMLKKEQKRQTKIAAYDITSITSTRPPRHVSACIDPQASWEEFVHQITSHEDTGSNTSPTNTEDPITAAVSSLDQHHFTQKDNFILTGLHACGDLSVAMLRHFTRCPHIIGITSVACCYMKLTTCEVPQPPGVLAQSPCSDSHLQQFGYPVSSWVSGLPGHKLSYKTREVACHAIEDYIERLKDMPRKACVESV; from the exons ATGCGCAGGCCGTTACCGGGAGCGGAGCACAGACGGGTAATGGATAGACAATGTACGGGAGGGGAGGACCGGACTTACCAGGCACACGAGACGTGGAGGCCTTCCGGGTGTAAACGTCACGTCCCACTAACCCACGGAGAGCCGGCCTCACATGGAGGAGT GATGTCTGGTGTCGGGGGACGGGTCAGGTCTCTGGAGCAGAACCAGCTCCTGGCAGGGGACATCGCTCGCGTCCTGTCTCTGTACGGCTTCATCACAGATTCGTACATAATT GAATTTTTCACCAACAGCCTGTGGGAGACGCTGCCCGTGTCTTGGAGATTAGCGTTGTCAGACCTGACTGCCCCGGACTTGGCCGATCTACTCTTATCGGACAGTAACGCAAGGAATACAAG TTACCGGTCAGTATGGCCGCTCAGCCTCTTAGCTTTGAAGGTCACCGCGCAGACCTTGTCCTTCCAGCGAACGCCACGTCCTGACGCGGACAGCGCACACAAGAAGAGACCGGCCGAGTTCCAGTCTAACCAGGGTCAGAGCTCCTTACTGGATCCGCTCTTTCGGAAACACGTGAAGCCCAAAAAGCAGCATGAAATACGAAGGCTGGGGAAG CTTGTAAAGAAGCTTAGCGACGTGACCGGGTGTGACCGTGTAGTGGACCTCGGCAGCGGCCAG GGTCACCTGTCAAGGGTCTTATCCTTTGGTCATGGACTTGGCGTCACAGCAGTAGAAGCTGACCAAAACCTTGTGTCCATGGCTGTCAAATTCGACCGAGATCTCATTTACATGCTGAAAAAGGAGCAAAAGAGGCAGACAAAG ATCGCTGCTTACGATATCACCAGCATCACGTCAACCAGACCTCCACGTCACGTCTCGGCTTGTATAGACCCTCAAGCCTCGTGGGAAGAATTTGTACATCAGATAACGAGTCACGAAGATACTGGATCCAATACGAGTCCGACCAATACAGAAGACCCGATAACGGCTGCTGTAAGTTCTTTAGACCAGCACCATTTTACTCAGAAGGACAACTTTATATTAACCGGACTCCATGCCTGCGGGGACCTCAGCGTCGCCATGCTGCGCCACTTCACCCGGTGCCCCCACATCATTGGCATCACCTCAGTTGCCTGCTGCTATATGAAATTGACCACTTGTGAAGTGCCGCAGCCTCCAGGCGTCCTGGCTCAATCTCCCTGCAGTGACTCGCACCTACAACAGTTCGGCTACCCTGTAAGCTCCTGGGTCTCTGGACTCCCCGGCCACAAACTTTCCTACAAGACCAGAGAGGTGGCTTGCCATGCCATTGAGGATTACATAGAGCGCCTGAAAG ATATGCCAAGAAAGGCCTGCGTCGAATCGGTTTAG